One window of Streptomyces sp. SUK 48 genomic DNA carries:
- a CDS encoding ArsA-related P-loop ATPase — translation MSRLQVVSGKGGTGKTTVAAALALALATEGKRTLLVEVEGRQGIAQLFETEALPYEERKIAVAPGGGEVYALAIDPELALLDYLQMFYKLGGAGRALKKLGAIDFATTIAPGIRDVLLTGKACEAVRRKDRAGRFVYDYVVMDAPPTGRVTRFLNVNDEVAGLAKIGPIHNQAQAVMRVLKSPETAVHLVTLLEEMPVQETADGIAELRSARLPVGRVIVNMVRPEVLDAADLELARTVDHTAVARSLSAAGLGGARRGGNAEKLVDPLLAQAAEYAERHALEQEQRGVLGELGLPLHELPLLAEGMDLAGLYELAAELREQEVS, via the coding sequence CCTCGCGACCGAGGGGAAGCGGACGCTTCTCGTGGAGGTCGAGGGCCGGCAGGGCATCGCACAGCTTTTCGAGACGGAGGCGTTGCCGTACGAGGAGCGGAAGATCGCCGTCGCTCCCGGGGGCGGGGAGGTGTACGCACTGGCCATAGACCCCGAACTGGCCCTTCTGGACTACCTCCAGATGTTCTACAAACTGGGCGGCGCCGGCCGGGCCCTGAAGAAGCTCGGCGCCATCGACTTCGCCACCACCATCGCGCCCGGCATCCGGGACGTCCTGCTGACCGGCAAGGCGTGCGAGGCGGTGCGCCGCAAGGACCGCGCCGGCCGGTTCGTCTACGACTACGTGGTCATGGACGCGCCCCCGACCGGCCGCGTCACCCGCTTCCTCAATGTCAACGACGAGGTGGCGGGCCTGGCGAAGATCGGCCCGATACACAATCAGGCGCAGGCCGTGATGCGGGTCCTCAAGTCGCCGGAGACGGCGGTGCACCTGGTGACGCTGCTGGAGGAGATGCCGGTCCAGGAGACCGCCGACGGCATCGCCGAACTGCGCTCGGCCCGGCTGCCGGTGGGCCGGGTCATCGTGAACATGGTGCGCCCCGAGGTGCTGGACGCCGCGGATCTGGAACTCGCCCGGACGGTGGACCACACCGCCGTGGCCCGTTCCCTGTCCGCCGCCGGGCTCGGCGGCGCGCGGCGCGGCGGGAACGCGGAGAAGCTGGTGGACCCGCTCCTCGCCCAGGCCGCGGAGTACGCCGAGCGGCACGCCCTGGAGCAGGAGCAGCGCGGTGTGCTCGGCGAGCTGGGCCTGCCGCTGCACGAACTGCCGCTGCTCGCCGAGGGAATGGACCTGGCGGGCCTCTACGAACTCGCCGCCGAGCTGCGCGAGCAGGAGGTGTCATGA
- a CDS encoding ArsA family ATPase, protein MTAEEQGTAAGRETASEGQDEGCGKSVDGDGSDGHGGREVRDGGEAGAGSEGRGGSGTRDGSEGRGAAEGREAAARRLAATRALDVDALLDDPKTRIVVCCGSGGVGKTTTAAALGLRAAERGRKVVVLTIDPARRLAQSMGIDSLDNVPRRVKGTDGDGELHAMMLDMKRTFDEVVEAHADRERAAAILANPFYQSLSAGFAGTQEYMAMEKLGQLRARDEWDLIVVDTPPSRSALDFLDAPKRLGSFLDGRLIRLLTAPAKLGGRAGMAFLNVGMSMMTGTLGKLLGGQLLKDVQTFVSAMDTTFGGFRTRADATYKLLQAPGTAFLVVAAPERDALREAAYFVQRLAAEDMPLVGLVLNRVHGSGAGRLSAERALDAAENLADPGIVDQGDGKAGLRNTPDTYGSSQPHASEGATGTDTSGAFHDGSPTDEERSVDRLTEGLLRLHAERMHLLAREQRTRDRFTARHPEVAVVDVPALPGDVHDLTGLRDIGDRLAAGAPVERPEPS, encoded by the coding sequence ATGACAGCCGAGGAGCAGGGCACGGCCGCGGGGCGCGAGACGGCGTCCGAGGGGCAGGACGAGGGCTGCGGCAAAAGCGTGGACGGCGACGGGAGCGACGGCCACGGCGGGCGCGAGGTCCGTGACGGCGGCGAGGCCGGCGCCGGGAGCGAGGGCCGAGGCGGAAGCGGAACCCGAGACGGAAGCGAGGGGCGTGGCGCGGCCGAGGGGCGGGAGGCGGCGGCCCGGCGGCTGGCGGCCACCCGGGCGCTCGACGTCGACGCGCTGCTGGACGACCCGAAGACACGCATCGTGGTGTGCTGCGGCTCCGGCGGCGTCGGCAAGACGACCACCGCCGCGGCCCTCGGCCTACGCGCGGCCGAGCGGGGCCGCAAGGTGGTCGTGCTCACCATCGACCCGGCCCGCAGGCTGGCCCAGTCGATGGGCATCGACTCCCTCGACAACGTGCCCCGCCGGGTCAAGGGCACCGACGGCGACGGCGAGCTGCACGCCATGATGCTCGACATGAAGCGCACCTTCGACGAGGTCGTGGAGGCGCACGCGGACCGCGAGCGGGCGGCCGCGATCCTGGCGAACCCCTTCTACCAGTCGCTCTCGGCGGGCTTCGCGGGCACGCAGGAGTACATGGCGATGGAGAAGCTGGGCCAGCTGCGGGCGCGGGACGAATGGGACCTGATCGTCGTCGACACCCCGCCCTCCCGCTCGGCCCTGGACTTCCTGGACGCCCCCAAGCGGCTCGGCTCGTTCCTGGACGGCCGGCTGATCCGCCTGCTCACCGCCCCCGCCAAGCTGGGCGGCCGCGCGGGCATGGCGTTCCTGAACGTCGGGATGTCGATGATGACCGGCACCCTGGGCAAGCTCCTCGGCGGCCAACTCCTGAAGGACGTCCAGACGTTCGTGTCCGCGATGGACACCACCTTCGGCGGCTTCCGCACCCGCGCGGACGCCACGTACAAGCTGCTCCAGGCGCCCGGCACCGCGTTCCTGGTGGTGGCGGCCCCGGAGCGGGACGCGCTGCGCGAGGCCGCGTACTTCGTGCAGCGGCTGGCCGCCGAGGACATGCCGCTGGTGGGTCTGGTGCTCAACCGGGTGCACGGCAGCGGCGCGGGCCGGCTGTCGGCCGAGCGGGCGCTGGACGCCGCGGAAAATCTTGCGGACCCCGGCATTGTGGATCAGGGGGACGGGAAAGCTGGACTTCGTAACACTCCCGACACGTACGGCAGTTCACAACCTCACGCATCCGAGGGCGCAACCGGTACCGACACATCCGGCGCTTTTCACGACGGCTCCCCCACCGACGAGGAACGTTCCGTCGACCGGCTCACCGAGGGCCTGCTGAGGCTGCACGCCGAACGCATGCATCTCCTGGCACGCGAGCAGCGCACGCGTGACCGCTTCACCGCCCGCCACCCCGAGGTGGCGGTGGTCGACGTACCCGCCCTGCCCGGCGACGTACACGACCTCACGGGCCTGCGCGACATCGGCGACCGCCTCGCGGCGGGCGCGCCCGTGGAGCGCCCGGAACCCTCGTAA
- the wblA gene encoding transcriptional regulator WblA, whose protein sequence is MGWVTDWSAQAACRTTDPDELFVQGAAQNRAKAVCTGCPVRTECLADALDNRVEFGVWGGMTERERRALLRRRPTVTSWRRLLETARSEYERDTGFVRLDSDEVYENYAAVS, encoded by the coding sequence ATGGGCTGGGTAACCGACTGGAGTGCGCAGGCTGCCTGCCGCACTACCGATCCGGATGAACTGTTCGTGCAGGGAGCAGCGCAGAACAGAGCCAAGGCGGTGTGCACCGGATGTCCGGTACGCACCGAGTGCCTGGCCGACGCGCTGGACAATCGCGTCGAGTTCGGCGTGTGGGGAGGCATGACCGAGCGGGAGCGCCGCGCACTGCTGCGCCGCCGGCCCACCGTCACCTCCTGGCGCAGGCTGCTGGAGACGGCCCGCTCGGAGTACGAGCGCGACACCGGCTTCGTACGCCTCGACAGCGACGAGGTGTACGAGAACTACGCGGCCGTGAGCTGA